The Bernardetia litoralis DSM 6794 genome includes a window with the following:
- the aroC gene encoding chorismate synthase: MNTFGHIFRITTFGESHGEGIGVVIDGCPAGLEIDLAFLASEMKRRKPGQSKITTPRKEKDEIKILSGTFEGKSTGTPLAIFIPNQDQNSGDYSHIATKFRPSHADYTYEKKYGNRDYRGGGRSSARETAARVAAGAIAKLFLQSKGISIQGYVSQVGNITLQKEYSELDFSKKENIMRCPNEETATKMIEFIEKVKNEGDTIGGVVSCVIKTVPVGLGEPVFDKLHAELGKAMLSINAVKGFEYGSGFEGVKLKGSEHNDEFYKDENGKIRTKTNHSGGIQGGISNGEDIYFKVAFKPVATLMKDQESVDNEGNKTTVSGKGRHDPCVVPRAVPIVEAMAALVITDFYLRQKSHERINS; encoded by the coding sequence ATGAATACATTCGGACATATTTTTAGAATTACCACTTTTGGAGAGTCTCATGGCGAAGGCATTGGCGTTGTCATTGACGGCTGTCCTGCTGGTTTGGAGATAGATTTAGCCTTTTTGGCAAGTGAAATGAAACGTCGAAAACCTGGGCAATCCAAAATAACAACACCACGAAAAGAAAAAGATGAAATAAAAATTTTGTCAGGGACTTTTGAGGGAAAAAGTACAGGAACGCCTTTAGCAATTTTTATTCCGAATCAAGACCAAAATAGTGGTGATTATTCGCATATTGCAACAAAATTCCGTCCTTCTCACGCAGATTATACGTATGAAAAAAAGTATGGAAATAGAGATTATAGAGGTGGAGGAAGAAGCTCAGCAAGAGAAACAGCAGCACGAGTAGCAGCAGGAGCAATCGCAAAATTATTCTTACAATCAAAAGGAATTTCTATTCAAGGATATGTTTCTCAAGTTGGAAATATTACATTACAAAAAGAATACTCAGAATTAGATTTTTCTAAGAAAGAAAATATAATGAGATGCCCAAATGAAGAAACAGCAACTAAAATGATTGAATTTATAGAAAAAGTCAAAAATGAAGGTGATACGATTGGTGGAGTTGTTTCTTGTGTAATCAAAACTGTTCCTGTTGGTTTGGGAGAACCTGTTTTTGATAAATTACATGCTGAATTAGGAAAAGCAATGTTGAGTATTAATGCTGTAAAAGGTTTTGAGTACGGAAGTGGTTTTGAAGGTGTAAAACTCAAAGGTTCAGAGCATAATGACGAATTTTACAAAGATGAAAACGGCAAAATTCGTACAAAAACAAATCATTCAGGAGGAATACAAGGAGGAATTAGTAATGGCGAAGATATTTATTTCAAAGTTGCTTTTAAGCCTGTTGCTACGCTAATGAAAGACCAAGAAAGTGTTGATAATGAGGGGAATAAAACAACTGTTTCTGGAAAAGGAAGACATGACCCTTGTGTTGTTCCTAGGGCTGTTCCGATTGTGGAGGCGATGGCTGCCCTTGTAATTACTGATTTTTATTTGCGCCAAAAATCCCACGAACGAATAAATTCGTAA
- a CDS encoding fatty acid desaturase family protein, whose product MENLITEKNNRKKAAQSQPQSKNTSKEKTNIKKAPRFDNQEQKDFVRTLNRRVNNYFKDNNISKTANTKMILKGLFHGTIWIGSYCMLIFGGFSLGINYLLWAILGFSIAMVSVNIAHDAIHGAYSKHKWVNDLLSHTFNFNGASAYMWTKMHNQAHHTYTNIDGHDEDIAPVPIVRLCAEAPLWSIHRYQHIYSFFLYTLSTLSWVLMKDYKKFFANDVGNYTGQDHPRKEYFLLFFYKFINYTLFIIIPLIMLPYGWVNTILGFLLMHAVSGFFLAVIFMLAHVVEEAHFFLPNEEGNMENSWAVHQLYTTANFSEESEFMAFITGGLNQQVEHHLFPNICSIHYPALSKIVKKTAAEYGHPYLTAPFPIAIASHVRFLKRMGSEENPVMH is encoded by the coding sequence ATGGAAAACCTAATCACTGAAAAAAATAATCGGAAGAAAGCTGCACAGAGCCAGCCTCAATCTAAAAATACATCTAAAGAAAAAACGAATATCAAAAAAGCACCTCGTTTTGACAATCAAGAACAAAAAGATTTTGTCAGAACACTAAACAGACGAGTAAATAATTACTTCAAGGATAATAATATTTCAAAAACTGCCAATACAAAAATGATTCTAAAAGGTCTTTTTCATGGTACAATTTGGATAGGCTCATATTGCATGCTTATTTTTGGAGGTTTTAGTCTAGGAATCAACTATTTACTTTGGGCAATTCTTGGATTTTCTATTGCTATGGTTTCTGTTAATATAGCTCATGATGCAATTCATGGAGCATATTCGAAACACAAATGGGTAAATGATTTACTTTCTCACACCTTCAATTTTAATGGAGCAAGTGCTTATATGTGGACAAAAATGCACAATCAAGCGCATCATACTTATACCAATATTGATGGACATGATGAAGACATTGCACCTGTTCCGATAGTTCGCCTTTGTGCAGAAGCTCCTCTGTGGTCAATTCATCGTTATCAACATATTTATTCTTTTTTCTTATATACATTGAGTACGCTTTCTTGGGTTTTGATGAAAGATTATAAGAAGTTCTTTGCCAATGATGTAGGAAATTATACAGGACAAGACCATCCAAGAAAAGAATATTTTTTATTGTTTTTCTATAAATTTATTAATTATACTCTTTTTATAATTATTCCTCTTATTATGTTGCCTTATGGCTGGGTAAACACTATTTTAGGATTTTTATTAATGCACGCAGTAAGTGGTTTCTTCTTAGCAGTTATTTTTATGCTTGCTCACGTAGTGGAAGAAGCGCATTTCTTTTTGCCAAATGAAGAAGGAAATATGGAAAACTCTTGGGCTGTGCATCAGCTTTATACAACAGCTAATTTTTCAGAGGAAAGTGAATTTATGGCGTTTATTACAGGAGGACTCAACCAACAGGTAGAACACCATTTATTTCCAAATATTTGTAGTATTCATTATCCTGCTCTTTCCAAAATTGTCAAAAAAACAGCAGCAGAATATGGACATCCTTATTTGACAGCTCCTTTCCCTATCGCAATTGCTTCTCATGTTCGTTTTCTAAAAAGAATGGGAAGTGAAGAAAATCCTGTGATGCACTAA
- a CDS encoding MBOAT family O-acyltransferase, whose protein sequence is MIEFERLINHILNQFLIYTQNAPLLFNSGTFLVLFLLFYGGYIFLYKNDLLRIVYVIAFSFFFYYKSSGGFVFLLGFSAIFNYLSGFFIDSFQLKRNRKIVLWFSILINVGLLFYFKYTFFFLKNWNTITSQNIQLESIFLPIGISFFTFQAISYVVDVYKREISACRNLFDFTFYLSFFPQLVAGPIVRAKDFLPQIRQKLEFDSVTLGWGLFWILKGLFKKAVLADYLAQYVDLIYSNEAGYTGFEHLLAMYGYTIQIYCDFSGYSDMAIGLAMLMGYELCINFDRPYLATSITDFWRRWHISLSTWLKDYIYIPLGGNRHGIFRMYLALMATMLIGGFWHGADWKFIFWGAMHGVGLVVHKIYLTFISEFRKNNLVTTTIYEKIETNKVNLFKKIIIDTSSNLSNSIKNSLGWLITFHFVAFLWVFFRAESFEKAWFSIQKIFTATDFNYALPFWETRPLFITMLFVGLFIHFSSKLSYNNLGNYFASLPFWAKAICFLVVIQIILQTQSEGVQPFIYFQF, encoded by the coding sequence ATGATAGAGTTCGAAAGATTAATAAATCACATTTTAAATCAATTTTTAATTTATACACAGAATGCGCCTCTTCTTTTTAATAGTGGAACTTTTTTGGTACTTTTTCTACTCTTTTATGGAGGTTATATTTTTCTTTATAAAAATGATTTATTACGAATTGTCTATGTAATTGCATTCAGTTTTTTTTTCTATTACAAATCTAGTGGTGGTTTTGTGTTTTTACTTGGCTTTTCGGCTATTTTTAATTATTTAAGTGGTTTTTTTATAGATTCTTTCCAACTAAAACGAAATAGAAAAATAGTACTTTGGTTTAGTATTCTGATAAATGTAGGTTTGCTTTTTTATTTCAAATATACTTTTTTCTTTCTCAAAAATTGGAATACAATTACTTCTCAAAATATTCAATTAGAATCTATTTTTCTTCCAATAGGAATTTCATTTTTTACATTTCAAGCCATTAGTTATGTTGTTGATGTTTATAAGAGAGAAATTTCAGCGTGTAGAAATCTATTTGATTTTACATTTTATCTTAGTTTTTTTCCCCAACTTGTTGCAGGTCCTATTGTGAGAGCAAAGGATTTTTTACCTCAAATTCGCCAAAAACTAGAGTTTGATTCGGTTACTTTAGGTTGGGGACTTTTTTGGATTTTAAAAGGATTATTCAAAAAAGCTGTTTTGGCTGATTATTTGGCTCAATATGTAGATTTGATTTATTCGAATGAAGCAGGTTATACAGGTTTTGAGCATCTTTTGGCAATGTATGGCTATACAATTCAGATTTATTGTGATTTTTCGGGTTATTCGGATATGGCAATCGGACTTGCGATGCTAATGGGTTATGAGCTTTGTATCAACTTTGACCGTCCTTATTTGGCTACCTCCATTACTGATTTTTGGAGGCGTTGGCATATTTCACTTTCTACTTGGCTCAAAGATTATATTTATATTCCATTAGGAGGAAATCGTCATGGTATTTTTAGAATGTATCTCGCTCTTATGGCAACTATGCTAATTGGTGGTTTTTGGCATGGAGCAGATTGGAAATTTATTTTTTGGGGTGCAATGCACGGAGTGGGACTTGTAGTGCATAAAATATATCTTACTTTTATTTCAGAATTTAGAAAAAACAATTTAGTTACAACTACTATTTATGAAAAAATAGAAACTAACAAAGTGAATTTATTTAAAAAAATTATCATTGATACATCAAGCAATTTATCTAATTCAATAAAAAATAGTTTGGGTTGGCTTATTACATTTCATTTTGTGGCTTTTTTGTGGGTATTTTTTAGAGCAGAAAGTTTTGAAAAAGCATGGTTTTCTATTCAAAAAATATTTACAGCAACAGACTTTAATTATGCACTTCCTTTTTGGGAAACTCGTCCTTTATTTATTACAATGCTTTTTGTAGGATTATTTATACATTTTAGTTCAAAGTTATCTTATAATAATCTCGGAAATTATTTTGCTTCTCTTCCTTTTTGGGCAAAAGCAATTTGTTTTTTGGTTGTTATTCAAATTATTCTACAAACACAATCAGAAGGTGTGCAGCCTTTTATTTATTTTCAGTTTTGA
- a CDS encoding PP2C family protein-serine/threonine phosphatase — MVKITIFLLVLLFSSCTDKNNLSISAEKGIIDLSDEIIESEDIIVLEGEWQFFWDKWVLPKQIEYLVELDSFQYVSVPKAWNNYKNIETGENFPSQGAATYRIKVKLPKNLRKGIAIKIPKIWTANKVFINQKLVYEAGKMTTHAKDAEDVFLGNLIMLEENNSELDIVVQVANPNFFIGGILENFEIGKYKILLQAKDVKQTWSGIWLGLLFFIAIYHFVLFGFRPKQKSTLYFGLLTLFLGVIHLIFADHYFYEYLHLHTKFNSRIQFRLYYGSYFLLFPTAILYLKSLYPKESKRFMFPVSASLAVLGVLLLCLPTYIFLGFIQPLQVIQMIIAIIFGLTILGTAMYRKRDETLWQSLGVAFWLLTGIHDGLNTVGISLTEYFDLIQFGFGAFILLQMGIIAKRFSRAFKRVEDLTINLEHKVTERTLEVNERNTELQQQSHVLEQKNQHITDSIRYAARIQQSILGDKDSLQNLFKNSFVLFKPRDIVSGDFYWFTEIVINENKHTIIVCSDCTGHGVPGAFMTVMGNDLLTEIVINKKITRPNEILKLLDEKIEATFRNQNTRDGMDMAIINYCHSTRTLDFAGAKNPLYLVEHGTIQEVKGSKHAIGGGKSKYHKRKTRKDKDFETSRFIIPTQTTLYMATDGFQDQFGKGKNKDTELLEVRKFMKKRFRELLLEVSKLPISEQETTLNQILEEWKQTEKQTDDILVMGIYIE; from the coding sequence TTGGTAAAAATTACAATCTTTTTATTGGTACTTTTATTTTCTTCTTGTACAGACAAAAATAATCTTTCCATCTCAGCCGAAAAAGGAATAATTGATCTTTCGGATGAAATAATAGAGTCTGAAGATATAATTGTATTGGAAGGTGAATGGCAATTTTTTTGGGATAAATGGGTTTTGCCTAAGCAAATAGAGTATCTTGTTGAATTAGATTCATTTCAGTATGTTTCTGTTCCAAAAGCTTGGAATAATTATAAAAATATAGAAACAGGTGAAAACTTTCCTTCTCAAGGAGCTGCTACATATAGAATTAAGGTAAAATTACCAAAAAATTTGCGTAAAGGTATTGCTATCAAAATTCCTAAAATATGGACTGCAAACAAAGTATTTATTAATCAAAAATTGGTGTATGAAGCTGGCAAAATGACAACACATGCAAAAGACGCAGAAGATGTTTTTTTGGGAAATTTGATTATGTTGGAAGAAAATAATTCTGAATTAGATATTGTTGTTCAGGTAGCAAATCCTAATTTTTTTATTGGTGGGATTCTTGAAAACTTTGAAATTGGAAAATATAAAATTCTTTTACAAGCCAAAGATGTAAAACAAACATGGAGTGGGATATGGTTAGGATTATTATTTTTTATTGCCATTTATCATTTTGTATTATTTGGTTTTCGTCCCAAACAAAAATCTACACTTTATTTTGGACTTTTGACTTTATTTTTGGGAGTCATTCATCTTATTTTTGCAGACCATTATTTTTATGAATATTTACATTTGCATACCAAATTTAATAGTAGAATTCAATTTAGGCTTTATTATGGGTCATATTTTTTACTTTTTCCAACAGCTATTTTATATTTAAAATCACTTTATCCTAAAGAATCCAAAAGATTTATGTTTCCTGTCTCAGCTAGTTTAGCTGTTTTGGGTGTGTTACTTTTGTGTTTGCCGACGTATATTTTTCTTGGTTTTATACAACCCTTACAGGTAATCCAGATGATTATTGCTATCATTTTTGGATTGACTATTTTAGGAACTGCTATGTATAGAAAACGAGATGAAACACTTTGGCAAAGTCTAGGAGTTGCTTTTTGGTTACTTACAGGAATACATGATGGATTAAATACGGTGGGTATTTCTCTTACAGAATATTTTGATTTGATTCAATTTGGTTTTGGTGCTTTTATTTTATTACAAATGGGAATTATAGCCAAGCGTTTTTCAAGAGCTTTTAAACGTGTAGAAGATTTGACCATAAATTTGGAACATAAAGTAACAGAGAGAACGCTTGAAGTAAATGAACGAAATACAGAATTGCAACAACAAAGTCATGTTTTGGAGCAAAAAAATCAGCATATTACAGATTCAATACGATATGCTGCACGTATTCAACAATCTATTTTGGGAGATAAAGATTCATTACAAAATTTATTTAAAAATAGTTTTGTGTTATTTAAGCCTCGTGATATTGTTTCGGGAGATTTTTATTGGTTTACAGAAATAGTCATCAATGAAAATAAACATACAATTATTGTTTGTTCGGATTGTACAGGACATGGCGTTCCAGGGGCATTTATGACTGTCATGGGAAATGATTTATTGACAGAAATTGTAATTAATAAAAAAATAACTCGCCCAAATGAAATTCTTAAATTACTTGATGAAAAAATAGAAGCCACTTTTAGAAATCAAAATACTAGAGATGGAATGGATATGGCTATCATAAATTATTGTCATTCTACTAGAACACTAGATTTTGCAGGTGCAAAAAATCCTTTGTATCTAGTCGAACACGGAACAATACAGGAAGTAAAAGGCTCAAAACATGCTATTGGAGGAGGGAAATCAAAGTATCATAAGAGAAAAACAAGAAAAGATAAAGATTTTGAAACATCTAGATTTATCATTCCTACACAAACAACGCTTTATATGGCTACTGATGGTTTTCAAGACCAATTTGGAAAGGGAAAAAATAAAGATACAGAGCTTCTTGAAGTAAGAAAGTTTATGAAGAAACGATTTAGAGAGCTTTTGCTAGAAGTTAGCAAATTACCTATTTCAGAGCAAGAAACAACTCTAAATCAGATTTTGGAAGAATGGAAACAAACAGAAAAACAAACAGATGATATTTTGGTAATGGGAATTTATATAGAGTAA
- a CDS encoding IS4 family transposase, with protein MRYSLTNEINKLIDRFPILSHLSRKKFLAIYILALINSRNVQFCETANHLNPEVKNKSNETRIQDFYRKAELNFDQIALLFFCIFPSSQKLDIVIDRTEWDFGKYQCNILMVVLSNRTLTLPFYWELLDNKSGNSNTENRIDLVKKCLDIILPQRISLFVGDREFVGHHWFKYLKYNKINFCFRIPKHHNIVHYDEHMNKIVQKAEHLHQAYPNGITLSNRLVDGIVGNVYIGTGKDGELLFLFGNLAAPTLPKYYERRWTIESFFQNLKGRGFNLKITHLQNSEKLKKLIACVSLAYAFCSNTGLYEHRKIQKIKNKNHGRKSTSFARKGIDIIRDLLKQTELLDQLVEKFVRIICINARKIIAKSDFLHEKMVI; from the coding sequence ATGAGATATTCTCTCACTAACGAAATTAATAAATTAATAGACCGTTTCCCAATTCTTTCGCACCTTTCTCGTAAAAAATTTCTAGCTATATATATTTTAGCTTTAATTAATAGTAGAAATGTGCAATTTTGTGAAACAGCAAATCACCTCAATCCAGAAGTTAAAAATAAATCTAATGAAACTAGAATACAAGATTTTTACAGAAAAGCAGAGTTAAATTTTGACCAAATTGCACTTCTATTTTTTTGTATTTTTCCCTCTTCTCAAAAATTAGACATTGTTATAGATCGTACAGAATGGGATTTTGGTAAATATCAATGCAATATTCTAATGGTTGTGCTAAGTAATCGTACACTTACTTTACCTTTTTATTGGGAATTATTAGATAATAAAAGTGGCAATTCCAACACCGAAAATAGGATAGATTTAGTAAAAAAATGTTTGGACATCATTCTTCCTCAACGAATTAGTTTATTTGTTGGAGATAGGGAATTTGTAGGTCATCATTGGTTTAAGTATCTGAAATACAATAAGATAAATTTTTGTTTTCGAATTCCCAAACATCATAATATTGTTCATTATGACGAACACATGAATAAAATAGTGCAAAAAGCAGAGCATCTTCATCAAGCTTATCCTAATGGAATAACTTTGTCTAATAGATTAGTAGATGGTATTGTAGGAAATGTATATATAGGAACAGGAAAAGATGGAGAACTTTTATTTTTATTTGGCAATTTAGCAGCTCCTACTTTACCTAAATACTATGAAAGAAGGTGGACAATAGAGAGCTTTTTTCAGAACTTAAAAGGAAGAGGTTTTAATTTAAAAATTACTCATTTACAAAATAGCGAAAAGCTTAAAAAATTGATTGCTTGCGTTTCTCTAGCTTATGCTTTTTGTTCTAATACAGGGCTGTACGAACATAGAAAAATACAAAAAATAAAAAATAAAAATCATGGCAGAAAATCTACAAGTTTTGCACGAAAAGGAATAGACATAATACGAGATTTATTAAAACAGACAGAATTATTAGACCAACTTGTTGAAAAATTTGTCAGAATTATTTGCATAAATGCACGAAAAATAATTGCCAAATCTGATTTTTTACACGAAAAAATGGTAATTTAA
- the recO gene encoding DNA repair protein RecO, protein MLEKTQGIVLGFTKYSETSIICRIFTQKFGLNSYIINGVRQRNRTSARKMALYQPLTILDLVIYYKENKGLLRISDSSIDHPFRSLPFEPKKSSIALFLTEILRKALQEEGANEELFDFLTKSMIFLDDVETEYENFHIQFLLKLIPFLGFGVDSAEEFFELERPQFEINKMTTDYVNALMKLEYSDYLPMNGKMRRMFLYWILAFYRNQLEDFGYIRSLTVLKEIFEED, encoded by the coding sequence ATGTTAGAAAAAACACAAGGAATAGTTTTAGGATTTACTAAGTACAGCGAAACTTCCATAATTTGCCGAATATTTACCCAAAAATTTGGCTTAAATTCCTATATCATAAACGGAGTGCGACAAAGAAACAGAACAAGCGCACGCAAAATGGCTCTTTATCAACCTCTGACTATTTTAGATTTAGTAATTTATTACAAAGAAAATAAAGGATTGTTGCGTATTTCGGATTCTTCTATTGACCATCCTTTTAGAAGTCTTCCCTTTGAACCAAAAAAATCTAGTATTGCTTTATTTTTAACAGAAATTCTTAGAAAAGCCTTACAAGAAGAAGGAGCAAACGAAGAATTATTTGATTTTCTTACAAAAAGCATGATTTTTTTAGATGATGTAGAAACAGAATACGAAAATTTTCATATTCAATTTTTATTAAAATTAATTCCCTTTTTAGGTTTTGGTGTAGATTCGGCAGAAGAGTTTTTTGAGTTAGAACGTCCTCAATTTGAAATCAATAAAATGACAACTGATTATGTAAATGCGCTTATGAAATTAGAATATTCAGATTATTTACCAATGAATGGAAAGATGAGAAGAATGTTTTTATATTGGATTTTGGCTTTTTATCGCAATCAATTAGAAGATTTTGGATATATTCGTTCTCTAACTGTTTTGAAAGAGATTTTTGAGGAAGATTAA
- a CDS encoding potassium channel family protein: protein MQISSPVWVMIFIEFVLMINLFLVYQFNTSIFVLSTITINSYLLLYFAVYIWVLPSQYKIFSKPQKEFKNNIEEIHRRNFDITLKTYNTQFYYSLFIQLSNNKITKNDLLFSLSSIRNTERLRIDEQQTALKHTISTDKQLNYIVFSSILLATVLNYSFLLLLSLKNNLLSINNLSESSSFIDCLYFIVVTISTLGYGDMYPTSTLAKILVISIMSILLFFLNSVVALSETIIQNKHNMFMSRLTEYNQNRLNSLDHIENFIYYNQLETSESKKKLEEIAKKNIFDESFIETALSSIDKIKNKI from the coding sequence ATGCAAATATCTAGTCCTGTATGGGTTATGATATTTATAGAGTTTGTGTTAATGATTAATCTATTTTTAGTATATCAGTTTAATACCAGTATTTTTGTTCTAAGTACTATCACAATTAACTCATATTTATTATTATATTTTGCTGTCTATATTTGGGTTCTGCCTTCACAATATAAAATATTTTCAAAACCCCAAAAAGAGTTTAAAAATAATATCGAAGAGATACATAGAAGAAATTTTGACATAACACTCAAAACATATAATACTCAATTTTATTATTCATTATTTATTCAATTATCAAATAATAAAATCACAAAAAATGATTTACTATTTAGTTTATCATCAATAAGAAATACAGAAAGGTTAAGAATTGATGAACAACAAACAGCATTGAAACATACAATATCAACTGATAAACAGTTAAATTATATAGTATTCTCAAGTATTCTATTAGCAACGGTTTTAAATTATTCTTTTTTACTATTATTATCTCTCAAAAACAATTTATTAAGTATAAATAATCTATCTGAATCATCTTCTTTTATTGATTGTTTGTATTTCATAGTAGTTACTATCTCCACTTTGGGGTATGGCGATATGTATCCTACCAGTACACTAGCAAAAATTCTAGTTATATCAATAATGTCTATCTTATTATTTTTTTTAAATTCAGTTGTTGCTTTATCTGAAACAATTATTCAGAACAAACACAATATGTTTATGAGTAGATTAACAGAATATAACCAAAATAGATTAAATTCTTTAGACCACATTGAAAATTTTATTTACTATAATCAGTTAGAAACATCTGAGTCTAAGAAAAAATTAGAGGAAATAGCAAAGAAAAATATATTTGATGAGTCTTTTATAGAAACTGCTTTATCTAGCATAGACAAGATTAAAAATAAAATCTAA